In the Pseudoalteromonas undina genome, one interval contains:
- a CDS encoding glycine cleavage system protein R, whose translation MTAFSNHQIVLTAIGEDRSGIVSELTQLVSDCHCNIIDSRIAILGNELTFIMLLSGDMSAISRIEHTLPTKGMELGLLTMMKRTSSHNQSEFCAGYTLEYTGIDTPGTLSKVTRFFADNNINICSLKSDTYEEETELKMRCELEFNIPIDVDIDQFKISFENLSHVLNVDYIFRRIR comes from the coding sequence ATGACTGCATTTTCAAATCATCAAATTGTTTTAACCGCAATTGGCGAAGATAGATCGGGCATCGTTAGTGAGCTTACGCAACTCGTCAGTGATTGCCACTGTAATATAATAGATAGTCGCATTGCTATTTTAGGTAACGAACTTACTTTTATTATGCTACTTAGCGGTGATATGTCAGCCATTAGCCGTATTGAGCATACACTCCCTACCAAAGGTATGGAGCTTGGCCTGCTTACTATGATGAAACGCACTTCAAGCCACAACCAAAGCGAGTTTTGTGCAGGCTACACCCTAGAATACACTGGCATAGACACCCCTGGCACCTTGAGTAAAGTAACACGCTTTTTTGCAGATAATAATATTAATATTTGCTCACTAAAGTCAGATACCTACGAAGAAGAAACTGAACTTAAAATGCGCTGTGAACTTGAATTTAATATTCCCATTGACGTTGACATTGACCAATTTAAAATTAGTTTTGAAAACCTTTCGCACGTTTTAAACGTAGATTACATCTTTCGACGTATTCGCTAA
- the bamC gene encoding outer membrane protein assembly factor BamC — translation MQYWIPKALAVSVLVSLSGCSVFTSDAHNERNYRAHEPVKTPASLSQPAQDPVYKMDVGQYDNNPEATNYRPPAQVLTIAKGSWVEEADKQARIYFDKNDGIDDLDVFIWDSIQAVLADNNISATQQNKMQGTLETDWYAIVKPEESWLWGDDESVDLERFKFTIEEKEHQRTASLTAELIDFKGDKPLTDLLKQQLEVRALNQVVSEFDYRYRQLEVDMRKRQGIISLELGFDNKGNAALVTEQAYDTVFDRFSGFLERLSFTIVEINQETGLITADYAKVESSVWDSIWGDEPTELPIDEGQYQILVSKTKQGGTSLTWMDDKGETLEPGTMNGLQQALEAALIKRGIKI, via the coding sequence GTGCAGTATTGGATCCCAAAAGCACTAGCAGTAAGTGTATTGGTAAGTTTGTCAGGGTGTAGTGTATTTACGAGTGATGCCCATAATGAGCGTAATTACCGCGCTCATGAGCCGGTTAAAACACCTGCTTCGTTATCACAACCCGCTCAAGATCCTGTTTATAAGATGGATGTGGGTCAATATGATAATAATCCGGAGGCAACAAACTATCGCCCGCCGGCGCAAGTGTTAACCATTGCTAAAGGCAGTTGGGTTGAGGAAGCAGATAAACAAGCACGTATTTATTTTGATAAAAATGATGGCATTGACGATTTAGATGTATTCATTTGGGACTCGATTCAAGCAGTGCTTGCTGATAACAACATTAGCGCGACACAACAAAACAAAATGCAAGGAACACTGGAAACAGATTGGTACGCCATTGTTAAGCCAGAAGAAAGCTGGTTATGGGGCGATGATGAAAGTGTTGATTTAGAACGTTTTAAATTTACTATTGAAGAAAAAGAGCATCAACGCACAGCATCATTAACGGCTGAGCTTATTGATTTCAAAGGTGATAAACCTCTGACTGATTTATTAAAACAACAGCTAGAAGTGCGCGCCCTTAATCAAGTGGTGAGTGAATTTGATTATCGCTATCGTCAACTTGAAGTTGATATGCGTAAGCGCCAAGGAATAATTTCATTAGAACTTGGGTTTGACAACAAAGGCAATGCAGCACTTGTTACTGAGCAGGCTTACGATACGGTATTCGATCGCTTTTCTGGATTCTTAGAGCGCTTATCTTTTACTATTGTTGAAATAAACCAAGAGACAGGTTTAATTACAGCAGATTATGCGAAAGTAGAAAGCAGTGTGTGGGATTCAATTTGGGGCGATGAACCAACAGAGCTTCCAATTGATGAAGGTCAATACCAAATTTTGGTTAGCAAAACCAAGCAAGGTGGCACCAGTCTAACGTGGATGGATGACAAAGGCGAAACGCTTGAACCAGGTACCATGAATGGTTTGCAACAAGCATTAGAAGCGGCGTTAATTAAGCGCGGTATTAAAATTTAA
- the bcp gene encoding thioredoxin-dependent thiol peroxidase codes for MNKITPLQSGDTAPAFSLQNQNDETVVLSELLKEIQVLVYFYPKASTPGCTVQAENLRDQQAELAKFNTHVVGISPDPIKRLKNFETKKELNFDLLSDEDHAIAEAFGVWGYKKFMGKEYDGIHRLTFLVGQDGKIKHLFDKFKTKDHHQVVLDYLAAE; via the coding sequence ATGAACAAAATTACCCCATTACAAAGTGGCGACACAGCACCGGCTTTTAGCTTACAAAACCAAAATGACGAAACCGTTGTGCTCAGCGAGTTATTAAAAGAAATACAAGTGCTGGTATACTTTTACCCTAAAGCGTCAACGCCTGGCTGTACCGTACAAGCCGAAAACCTGCGTGATCAACAAGCCGAGCTTGCTAAATTTAACACTCACGTGGTTGGCATAAGCCCAGATCCAATTAAGCGCCTTAAAAACTTTGAAACTAAAAAAGAGCTTAACTTTGACTTACTTTCTGACGAAGATCATGCCATTGCTGAGGCATTTGGGGTGTGGGGCTACAAAAAATTTATGGGCAAAGAATATGACGGGATTCACCGCCTTACTTTCTTAGTAGGCCAAGACGGTAAAATTAAACACTTGTTTGATAAATTTAAAACCAAAGATCATCACCAAGTGGTGTTGGACTATCTAGCCGCTGAATAA